CCCGGCGGCGTAATCGAGCAGCCGGGAGTTGCGCTTGCTGGCGAGCACCACGTTATGGCCGCGATCGGTCAAGCCTTTGGCGGCGTTGACCATCCACTTTTCGCCGCCGCCGAATTTGTTGCGGCCAATGGAGTTGATGAAGAGTATGTTCACGTGCCTTTTTTTCGATCATTGATTTCTGAACAGAATTCGAACAGGTCTTTGCGCATCAGCTCGATCGAGAATCGCTGCATTATCGTTTGGTGTGCATTTGCCGCGACAGAGGCGATTTTGCCGGGGTTTTTGTAAAGCTCGCTGAATATCTCCGCAAGCCGTTTTTCGTCACCGTAGCGGACAAGAAAGCCATTCCGGCCATCTTCGATCAGCTCATCGGCTCCTCCAGAGAGCGTACTGACGGGGACGCAATGGAGCGCCATGCTTTCAAGAAGCACGTTTGCCAGACCTTCGGATGTCGATGCCGAGACAAACAGGTCGCAGGCGCGCATCACGGGATAGGGATTGGTCAGATGGCCGGTAAAGCGCACCCGGCCAGAGATGCCGAGATCAGCCGCAAGCTTTTCGAGCGACTCCCGCTCAGGACCCGTTCCCGCGATCACGAGTCCGGCATCGGTTATCTCGTTGCTGCCAGCGCTAAAGCGGGCGAAAGAGCGAATGAGGTAGTCGAATCCTTTGCGCGGGATGAGCGCTCCGGCAGCGCCAATCGTGAATGAAAAAGGTTTTTTACAGGGCAGCACGGAGTCTGGTTCCAGTTTTTCCCGGTCGATGCCATTGTAGATTACCCTGACCTTGTCCGGGTCGATCCACGGAGAGAGAGCAAGGGTTCGCCGAATTTTGTCGGCATTGACGATAATGCCATCGGCCAGCCAACCGTAGATCAGTCGCTGAACAGGCGTATTTTTTAGCGGGCGGTCGATGCCGAGACGGAGGATGTTTGCTGCTCCGGTGAGGCGGCAAACCAGACCGGCAAGTACGTAATCCTTGCGTTTCGTAGGGATCAGAATGTCGATTTTTTTTCGCCAGACGAGTCTGACCAGGCTGAAGATGGTGGGTAGATCGAATTCCCAGCGGAATGGCAGGCGAACTTTTTGGACGTCGATATGGTCGCCGATTGCTGGGTCGCGGTACGCGAGCATCACCAAGTGTTCATCGGCGAGGGCTTCGGCGGCCATTTTGGTCCATTTTTCGTTGCCACCCCATCCGCGACTCGCGGAGTTCAGGAAGAGGAAGTTCACCGGTTCGCGGGTTTGCGGAATTTATCGAAATCTGTACGTGCTTCTCTCATCGTTTCGCCGCCACCTCCCGGCAGAAGCTGGCGATTTCGCTCGCCATCCGCTCCATCGAAAATTGCTCGACGATCCGCGTCGTCGCTTGCCGCGCGAACTCCGCTCGGCGCTCCGGCGATTTGACGAGCAGTTGCAGGGCACTCGCCAGCGCCTCCTCGTCGCCGTAGTCGAGCAGAAGTCCGTTCCGGCCGTCGTCGATCACCTCTTCAACGCCGCCCGCCCGCGTGCTGATCGGCGCGTTGCCGAGGTACATCGCTTCGAGCAGGGCGTTGGGCAAGCCCTCGTTGGTCGAGGTGACGGCAAAAATGTCGCTCGCGGCGAGCCACGAGTAAGGATTTTGCTGGAAGCCCGGAAAGAGCACGCGATCCGCGAGTCCCAGCTCGTCAGCCAATTTCGCGAACTCCTTTTTCTGCGCGCCGTCGCCGATCAGCACGATTCCGGCGTCACGGTTGCCGCTCGCTTCGACGAAGCGCGAGAAGCTGCGGATGAGGAAGTCGTACCCCTTGTTCCAGGTGAGCCGTCCGAGGCCGGTGATTGTCACCGGGAATGGCTTGGCGACGGTCTGTTCCGAGCGCCGCCGGTCGAGTTCGGCGATGTCGAGGCCGTTGTAAATGACGCGGATCTTCGCTTCGGGGATGTAGCCGGTTTCGAGCAGGGTCTTTTTGATTTTGCTCGCGTTGACGATGATGCCGTTGCTGAGGGTGTGGTACATGAAGCGCTGCCAAGGCCATTTCAGCTTGCGGTCCGCGCCGAGGCGTAGAATCATCGCCGCGCCGGTCATTTTTCCGGCCAGACCGCCGAGGAGGTAGTCCTTGCGCTTGGTCGGGATGACGACCTCGATGCCGTTTTGGCGAATGATCGCCACCATCCGGAAGAGCGTGTAGAGATCGATGTGGCTGAGGCAAGGGAGGCGGAATTTCGGCAGGTCGAAGTGTTTGCCCACCGCCTCCTTGCGATAGATGAGCGAGACCTCATGCTGCTCCGAAAGCTTGCGGGCGGCCATCCGCGTCCATTTTTCTGTGCCGCCCCACTCCCGCGCGGAGTTGACGAAGAGAAGCTTCATGCCTCAGAGTCTGCCGTCGATGGCGTCGGTTGGCAGTACGCCCTTCACGTCGTAGATCACGGCGTTATCGCCAGAGCGGAGTTTGCCGATGGCCATTTCCGCGAACGCCGCGTGCGCGACGGCGAGAATGATGGCGTCGTAACCGCCTTCGACCGGCGCGTCGATACAGTCGAGTCCATATTCATGTCGCACCTCCTCCGGGTTAGCCCAGGGGTCGTGAATGTGCACCTGCGCGCCGTACTCCCGCAGTTCGGCCACAATGTCCACGGCGCGGGTGTTGCGGATGTCGGGGCAGTTCTCCTTGAAGGTGATGCCGAGCATGAGCACCTTTGAGCCTTTGACCTTCAGGTCGCGCGAAATCATCAGCTTGACTACCTCCGAGGCGACGTAGCGCCCCATGTTGTCGTTCAGGCGGCGGCCCGCCAGAATGATCTCCGGGTGGTAGCCGTACTCCTGAGCCTTCTGCGCCAGGTAGTAGGGATCGACGCCGATGCAGTGGCCGCCGACCAGACCGGGCCGGAAGGGCAGGAAGTTCCACTTCGTCCCGGCGGCCCGGAGCACGTCGAGCGTGTCGATGCCCATGCGATTGAAGATCATCGCCAGCTCGTTGACGAAGGCGATGTTGATGTCGCGCTGGGAGTTCTCGATCACCTTGGCCGCTTCGGCGACTCTGATCGACGAGGCCAGGTGCGTGCCCGCCGTGATGACCGAAGCGTACAGTTCGTCGATTTTGCGGGCGGCTTCGGGCGTGGAGCCGGAGGTCACCTTTTTGATTTTCGTGACCGTGTGCTCCTTGTCGCCGGGGTTGATCCGTTCGGGAGAGTAGCCCACGAAAAAGTCCCGGTTGAACGTGAGGCCCGAGACCCGTTCGAGCACCGGCACGCAATCCTCCTCGGTAGCGCCGGGATAGACGGTCGATTCGTAGATGACGATGTCCCCCTTTTCGAGCACCTGTCCGACCGTTTCGCTCGCCCGGATGAGCGGGGTGAGCACGGGGCGGTTGTGCTTGTCGGTCGGTGTCGGCACGGTGACGATGTAGATGTTCGCTTTGGCGATCTCCGCGATCGAGGAGGTGACGAAGAGGCCCTTGTCGCCATCGGCGGTCAGCGGGTTGCTCGCTGTGAGCACCGCGCCGAGCGCCTCCGCATCGACTTCGAGCGTCGAGTCGCACCCGTTGTTGAGCTCTTCGATCCGCTCCTGCTTGATGTCGAAGCCGGCCACCGGAAATTTTTTCGCGAACTCGACGGCGAGAGGCAGGCCGACGTAACCCAGGCCGATCAATGCGATCCTTGTTTTGTCCATTGTTACTGGTTGATCATTGAGAGTTTCGCTCAGGCATTTTCGTTATGGCGCTTCCGGGGATTTGCTCTTCGGACAGGCGGCGAGGCTGTTCGCGTTCGGTATAGGCTCAGCTCGGGCTGCAAAATCGGATAAAAAAGCAATGTAACTGCCAGCCAATATAAAAAATCGTCGTGATTTTTAGCTGGCGCGGCTGGTCTGGCGCGCTTGCTTTCTCGTTATTTACAAATGATATTGCTGTAATTATTTGCTGGCAAAGCCAAGCTGTATAGGGGAACAATGGTTCCTCGCTGTTCCAAGTGGGTAGGGCGACATTGAGTTTGCCGCCCGGAAATACCACTTTTTCAGAAACGATTCGGCCAGTGCTGGCGGCTGACTAAAAAGTCCTGAAACGCCAGACGCATCCGGCCTATTGTGCTCGTCGACTATCGTGGCGATCGTCTTGACCGCCATTGACCTGGCCATGAACATAAGGAAACGGATTGCAGCTTGAGAAGACCGCACTCAGGAGAGGAGATTTGCGGTACTCTGGCCGTCAGACAGGCCTTGTGCTGAAAAAAGTTGAGGTGACGCCAGGTTGCCTCTGAAGTTTCACATAGGCTTTCATGCCTTTTTGGCCGCACTCTGGGCAGCAGAATACGCTACCCGGCACGGTACGTCGGACGTTAAAAAAACGAACTCAAGCCGTGGAAGCAGCAAGGATGGGTAAGCCCGCCGAAGCAACTTGATCGCCGAAAGCCGTGGCCGGAGCAGTTGGAAACTCCAGCCACGGCTTTTTCTGTTCGGCGACAGGTCGCCCGTAAACGCTCAGACCTTGAAGAACTCGCGGTACCAGGCGATGAAACGGTTGACGCCCTCCTGCACCGTGGTTTCGGGCTTGTAGTCAAAGTCTTTGACCAGGTCGCTGACATTGGCCCAGGTCGAAGGCACGTCGCCCGGCTGGATCGGTAACAGATTTTTTTCGATGGTGACACCGAGTGCGTTTTCGAGTGCTTCGATGTAATCCATCAGCTTGACCGTCTTGTTGTTGCCGATGTTGTAAACGCGGTACGGGGCGGACGAGGTGCCGGGATCGGGGGCCGCGCCGCTCCAGTCGGGGTTCGGCTGGGCCGGATGGTCGAGCACGCGCACGACGCCCTCGACGATGTCGTCGATGTAGGTGAAGTCGCGCTGCATGTTGCCATAGTTGAAGACATCGATCGGGCGG
The nucleotide sequence above comes from Chlorobaculum tepidum TLS. Encoded proteins:
- a CDS encoding glycosyltransferase — its product is MNFLFLNSASRGWGGNEKWTKMAAEALADEHLVMLAYRDPAIGDHIDVQKVRLPFRWEFDLPTIFSLVRLVWRKKIDILIPTKRKDYVLAGLVCRLTGAANILRLGIDRPLKNTPVQRLIYGWLADGIIVNADKIRRTLALSPWIDPDKVRVIYNGIDREKLEPDSVLPCKKPFSFTIGAAGALIPRKGFDYLIRSFARFSAGSNEITDAGLVIAGTGPERESLEKLAADLGISGRVRFTGHLTNPYPVMRACDLFVSASTSEGLANVLLESMALHCVPVSTLSGGADELIEDGRNGFLVRYGDEKRLAEIFSELYKNPGKIASVAANAHQTIMQRFSIELMRKDLFEFCSEINDRKKGT
- a CDS encoding glycosyltransferase; translation: MKLLFVNSAREWGGTEKWTRMAARKLSEQHEVSLIYRKEAVGKHFDLPKFRLPCLSHIDLYTLFRMVAIIRQNGIEVVIPTKRKDYLLGGLAGKMTGAAMILRLGADRKLKWPWQRFMYHTLSNGIIVNASKIKKTLLETGYIPEAKIRVIYNGLDIAELDRRRSEQTVAKPFPVTITGLGRLTWNKGYDFLIRSFSRFVEASGNRDAGIVLIGDGAQKKEFAKLADELGLADRVLFPGFQQNPYSWLAASDIFAVTSTNEGLPNALLEAMYLGNAPISTRAGGVEEVIDDGRNGLLLDYGDEEALASALQLLVKSPERRAEFARQATTRIVEQFSMERMASEIASFCREVAAKR
- a CDS encoding nucleotide sugar dehydrogenase encodes the protein MDKTRIALIGLGYVGLPLAVEFAKKFPVAGFDIKQERIEELNNGCDSTLEVDAEALGAVLTASNPLTADGDKGLFVTSSIAEIAKANIYIVTVPTPTDKHNRPVLTPLIRASETVGQVLEKGDIVIYESTVYPGATEEDCVPVLERVSGLTFNRDFFVGYSPERINPGDKEHTVTKIKKVTSGSTPEAARKIDELYASVITAGTHLASSIRVAEAAKVIENSQRDINIAFVNELAMIFNRMGIDTLDVLRAAGTKWNFLPFRPGLVGGHCIGVDPYYLAQKAQEYGYHPEIILAGRRLNDNMGRYVASEVVKLMISRDLKVKGSKVLMLGITFKENCPDIRNTRAVDIVAELREYGAQVHIHDPWANPEEVRHEYGLDCIDAPVEGGYDAIILAVAHAAFAEMAIGKLRSGDNAVIYDVKGVLPTDAIDGRL